A genomic region of Camelus ferus isolate YT-003-E chromosome 11, BCGSAC_Cfer_1.0, whole genome shotgun sequence contains the following coding sequences:
- the ZNF239 gene encoding zinc finger protein 239 encodes MERREYLSLKVPNPMATPDSSVTSCKNEPQDPQESKSLFEGDTKRKVTGRKSPPIDHFSENLQTKPVSDVTEEVLPLCKSEAVCQNGQLKESSDALDGNRKDTYGWKSRVVGLSHQRARSEEKPIITQHDCGKIRTTSPDGQPSEKIHTAEKLYRCSQCGKDFSERSELIFHQRGHTEEKPYRCDQCGKGFTRSSSLLIHREVHADEKPYKCDKCGKGFTRSSSLLIHHSVHTGEKPYKCDKCGKGFSQSSKLHIHQRVHTGEKPYECGECGMSFSQRSNLHIHQRIHTGERPYKCGECGKGFSQSSNLHIHRCIHTGEKPYQCYECGKGFSQSSDLRIHLRVHTGEKPYHCGKCGKGFSQSSKLLIHQRVHTGEKPYECSKCGKGFSQSSNLHIHQRVHRKDPH; translated from the coding sequence ATGGAAAGGagagaatatttgtctttgaaagtACCAAACCCAATGGCCACACCAGACTCCTCAGTGACGTCCTGTAAGAATGAGCCCCAGGACCCTCAGGAAAGCAAAAGTCTGTTTGAAGGAGACACCAAGAGAAAGGTGACAGGCAGAAAGAGTCCTCCCATCGACCACTTTTCAGAGAACCTTCAAACCAAACCGGTGTCTGATGTAACAGAAGAAGTCTTGCCGTTGTGCAAAAGTGAGGCAGTTTGCCAGAATGGCCAGTTGAAAGAATCTTCAGATGCCTTGGACGGTAACCGCAAAGACACTTACGGTTGGAAGTCCCGGGTGGTTGGCCTTAGTCATCAGAGAGCTCGTTCGGAGGAGAAGCCCATCATTACCCAGCATGACTGTGGGAAAATACGCACCACCAGCCCAGATGGTCAGCCCAGTGAGAAAATCCACACGGCAGAGAAACTGTACAGGTGTAGTCAGTGTGGTAAGGACTTCAGTGAGCGCTCCGAACTCATCTTTCATCAGAGAGGCCACACAGAAGAAAAGCCCTATAGATGTGATCAGTGCGGGAAGGGCTTCACCCGGAGCTCAAGTCTCCTCATCCATCGCGAAGTCCACGCAGACGAGAAACCTTATAAGTGTGACAAGTGTGGGAAGGGCTTCACGAGGAGTTCGAGTCTGCTCATCCACCACTCGGTCCACACAGGCGAGAAGCCTTACAAATGTGACAAGTGCGGGAAGGGCTTCAGCCAGAGCTCCAAGCTGCACATCCACCAGCGAGTGCACACGGGTGAGAAGCCCTATGAGTGCGGGGAGTGCGGTATGAGCTTCAGCCAGCGCTCTAACCTGCACATCCACCAGCGCATCCACACCGGGGAGAGGCCCTACAAATGTGGAGAGTGCGGGAAGGGCTTCAGTCAGAGTTCCAACCTGCACATTCACCGGTGCATACACACGGGGGAGAAGCCTTACCAGTGCTATGAGTGTGGCAAGGGCTTCAGCCAGAGCTCGGACCTCCGCATCCATCTCAGAGTCCACACCGGAGAGAAGCCATATCACTGCGGCAAGTGCGGGAAGGGATTCAGCCAGAGCTCCAAGCTCCTCATCCACCAGAGAGTCCACACCGGAGAGAAGCCCTACGAGTGCAGCAAGTGTGGGAAGGGCTTCAGCCAGAGCTCCAACCTCCACATCCACCAGCGGGTTCACAGGAAGGATCCCCATTAA